TGCTTTGTTTCCGGGTAAGTCAGTTAGCGAGGCTAACAAAGTACCGACAGCAAAAGCGACTGCAATGTGACCATCCCAGAAAAGGAACAGCAAAGAGCTGGGAAGAAGGATGGTTAAAATGTTTCTAAGTGCGTCCAGACTTGATTCAGTCCTTAAAAACGACGCTACCTTCGAAAAAAAAGGAGCACTCAATATTTTATAATTGCATTAATTTACAGGCGCAAAAATAGCAATAAAAATTGAAATTAAAATATGATATTGCATCTTGTTGATGATGCGATATTATATTTTGGTGACAGATATTCTACTTGATTTAAATTTTGAAATTTCTAAGTCGTATTAATCTACTTTTTCAAGATAAGGTAAGAGTTTCGGCATTATCTTCTTGAACCAAAATGTATATTGCTCGGGATGCAACTTTAAATCATCTAATAATTCATAAGCGGCTACATATTTGATCGCCCGCACTTCGTCAGGATTGAAACGTTCTATCGGATCGGTATATTTTCCTACAAATACATGGTCATATTCGTTCTCCCACAAGCCATTTTCTAATTGCTCTGCATAGGACAAGGTAAACAACTCTTCAATCTCTACTTGAATTCCCAATTCCTCGAAAGTTCTACGTTTAGCCGCATCTATTGTGGTTTCATCGGGACGCGGATGACCACAGCATGCATTTGTCCAAAGGTTTGGACTATGGTATTTTCCGGCCGCACGTTTTTGCAATAATATTCTTCCTTGTTCGTCTAGTAGAAAAACAGAGAATGCACGATGTTTTTTATTTTCTTCGTGTGCTGCCTGTTTCTCCATTTCTCCAATAGCATTGTCTTGTTCGTCGACTAATATCACGTATTCTTCCTTCATCATCATTACGCTCTCGTTTGTTTAGGTGTGGAATATAACAAATTAAATCTCAATTGCTGTCCCAGACCTACCTGCTTAGGTCTTTTATTTTTCTAATGAACAAATCAACGTCGTTTTCGTTTGTTGCCCACGAACACACGATACGAACGACCGCTTCCTGTTCATTGAGTTTTTCCCAAACATAGAATTCAAAGTCCTCAAAAAGAATGTTGATGGTGTTGTAGGGGAGTATCGGGAATAGTTGATTACTTTCTGGCGTCAACGCGAAACGAAATCCAGCAGACTGAAGCGCCTCTGCGATTCGCATAGCTTGTCGATTCGCATGCTTGGCTAGCTCAAAATAAAGTTGCTCCTCAAATAACGTATAAAATTGCGCTCCCAATAAACGGCCTTTTGCCATCAACGCACCTTTTTGTTTTAATGCGTAAGAAAAGCCTTCCGCAAGCTCAGGATTCGCAAACACGATTGCTTCCCCAAGTAAGCCCCCGTTCTTTGTCGCACCTAAATAAAAGACGTCTGCATACTTAGCAATATCGCGAATCTCTAAAGAAACCTTTTCGCTGCATAGTGCCGATGCCATTCTTGCGCCGTCGATAAACAGTTTTAGTC
The DNA window shown above is from Sphingobacterium hotanense and carries:
- the idi gene encoding isopentenyl-diphosphate Delta-isomerase, translated to MMMKEEYVILVDEQDNAIGEMEKQAAHEENKKHRAFSVFLLDEQGRILLQKRAAGKYHSPNLWTNACCGHPRPDETTIDAAKRRTFEELGIQVEIEELFTLSYAEQLENGLWENEYDHVFVGKYTDPIERFNPDEVRAIKYVAAYELLDDLKLHPEQYTFWFKKIMPKLLPYLEKVD
- a CDS encoding threonine aldolase family protein → MENKISFKNDYSEGAHPRILEVLSETNLQQEPGYGYDCISEKAKTYIKSHLANQDTPIYFVSGGTQANVLVISHLLKHYESVIATDTGHIHVHETGAIEYAGHKINTVPHINGKLTVEGIQSVLDLHTDEHMVKPALVYISQTTELGSIYSKEELQSISNLCREKGLKLFIDGARMASALCSEKVSLEIRDIAKYADVFYLGATKNGGLLGEAIVFANPELAEGFSYALKQKGALMAKGRLLGAQFYTLFEEQLYFELAKHANRQAMRIAEALQSAGFRFALTPESNQLFPILPYNTINILFEDFEFYVWEKLNEQEAVVRIVCSWATNENDVDLFIRKIKDLSR